A region of the Microcystis aeruginosa FD4 genome:
CAAGGCACTAAAAAAGTCCGTATCTTCACCCCCAGTACCGAATTACCCTTTGCTGGTCATCCTAGCGTCGGCACAGCCTATATTTTAGCCCTAATCGCTGCTATTCCCCCCCACCAAGAAACCACGATTTATCTGGAGGAAGGAGTCGGTTTAGTACCGGTAAAAATTAGCAGGGAGGGGGAAAAACCCGTCTATAGTGAGTTAAAAGTGGCACAATTGCCAGAATTAGTGACCGATACTTATGCTCTCGATGATTTAGCGGCGATTCTTTCCCTCAGCGTTGCCGATTTCTTACCCGGTTATCCCCCCCGCGCCTTTTCCTGTGGTCTCCCTTTTTTATTCATCCCCGTTAAAAACCGAGATATTTTGGGGAAAATAAAACTAAATCTAACTCTCTGGTCATCATTATTAGGCCAATCCCCAGCTAATTCCCTTTTTGTCTGCTGTTTTGACCAGGAATCACCCCTATCTCGTCTCTATGGGCGAATGTTTGCCCCCGGTTTAGGAGTTATGGAGGATCCCGCTACCGGTTCGGCTGTGGCCGCTTTAGCAGGTTACTTAGGGGCCTTAGAATCTTCTAGGGAAGGGATGAATCAATGGACGATAATCCAAGGGGTGGAAATGGGCAGACCCAGCAGTTTACAATTAAAGTTTCAGAAAAACAACCGGGAAATTACGGAAGTTTGCGTAGGTGGTGCATCAGTTCTAGTCTGCCAAGGCCAGATGATAATTCCCGATGGGGAAACAAAAAGCGCTACACAAGGGTCATTTTGAGAGCGGTCGCTGAAGTTAGTAAAAAGGAGATGAACAATCTTAAAACATTAAGACCTGCAAGGATCAATCTCGGTTTTGTGGGATGGATGAGAATAAATTTGACAGGGTATATCCAAAAATATAAAATTTCTAGAGGGATAACCAAGAAAAAAAACGGCAGTTATCTTGATGACGAGGCAGTAGGCAAAATGAAGTTATACTTTATTTTTCTGAGAAAACCTGTCAGAGCCAATGGAATGTCTATAGTTAAAGCCTATTAAAATTAATCATTATGCTCACCTCTTATCAGGAACTACAAAAAGAACTTAGTTTGTCGTTACACGACTTAAATAGTTTTGCCGACAAATTCCAGGAAAGTTATGATATTATAGTATCTTCAAACGAAATCAATGAGAATCACGGTGTTGGGGTTCTTTTAAAGAGAATTTTCCCTGATACCAGTGGCATAGTCTCCTTACGAACCACCAATCTCTACGATGGACAGCAGGAATTTGGCGTTCAGAATTTTTGTCTAGATGTGCGCGGTTGTTCCTACGGGGAAATTTTAGTAAAAATCCAAAATTTATTTATTTATTTAAAACCGAAAAGAGTCCTAGTAATTCCCTACTTTATCGAAGATTTTTTTGTAGCCACAGCGATTAAATCTCTCTTTCAAGTCCCGGTTTGTACCTACCTGATGGATGATCAGAATGTCTATGTTGATGGCGTTGACGATGAAGCCGTTCAGAAATTACTCGATAGCAGCGATCTAATTTTAGGCATTTCTCTGCCCTTGTGCCAAGCCTATGAAAAAAAATATGGGCAGAAAATCTGGTTTATCCCTCCCGTCGTCGAAAGCTATCTGTTTCCCCCTGAAATTGTCATGCCTGATCTGATGGGGCGAGGCATTTTAATTGGTAATATTTGGTCTCAGAATTGGTTAGAAAAACTGCGTCAATTGTGTCGGGAATCCCAAATAAAAATTGATTGGTATGGTAATCCCAATCGTCAATGGTTGCAATTCCAAGAGGAAGAATTAGCGCAGGATGGAATTTTCTTTCAAGGGTACTGTCCCCAAGCTGACCTAATTAACCACCTACGTCAAGCTCCTTTTGCTCTTGTTCCCACTGGCAGTTCCCCAGAAGAACAGGATCGGCCAGAATTCTCCTATTTGAGCTTACCCTCCCGCATCCCTTTTATCGTCGCTGCCGCTAACACCCCCATTCTGGTGGTCGGTCAGAAGGATAGTGCTGCAGCTAAATTTGTGCAAGAGTATAATCTCGGTTCTGTCTGTGATTATGCGGCTGTAAGTTTCTTAACAGAAATCGCCAAACTCAGCACCTATAACTATCAACTAAAACTTCGTCAGGCTAGTCATCAATTAGCCAAAAGTTTAAAAGCCGATCATTTTGACGATTGGCTCTGGCGATCATTAGAACAGGGAAAACCCATCGATGATCGCTTTGCTATCTTCCAGAACCACTACATCTGCGGCAATGCTGTCATTACCCCCTGTGAAGTCAATCAACAGCACGGCACAGGGGCCCTAGTAAAAAGAATCTTTCCTGATAATCGTCAAATTATTTCCATACGTTCCGCTGATCACTACGGAGGTGAACAGAATTTTGGGGCTTTCAGTCTTCTTCTCGATCACCGGGAACTATCGCGAGCGCAAGTCTTTCAGTCAGTGCTACAAACTCTTGGACACAACCAGATTGAGAGCGTTTTTTGTGTCCCTTATTACGCCAGCGACATTCTGACAGCGATCGCTATTAAGGAATTATTTAACGTTCCCCTTGCCACCTACATCATGGACGATCAGAATATCTGCGTTCAGGAGATTCCCGATGCTTTAATGAAAGAGTTTTTAAGCAAATGTTCCGTTCGTTTTGCCACCCATCCCGAACTCCGCGACGCTTACGAGAATAAGTACGGCTACAAATTTTGGCTCCTACCGGCGATCGTTCCCCACCGTCTCATTAATAGTGAAGTTGCCGAAGTTTCTCCCCAACGCTGTCAAGAAAAATGGGGAGCTTTATTAGGGAGCATTTGGAGTCCCCAATGGTTTCAATCTCTTTTAGAGAGTATTCAAGGGGCAGGGATTAAACTAGATTGGTATGGCAATTCTAACTATTATTGGCTCAAAGAATCTGCAGCAGAATTAGAAAAATGGGGACTTTATAGCCAAGGACTTTATCCCGAAGAACAACTAGGACAACAACTACAAGCATATCCCTTTGTTATTGTTCCCACGGGAACCATGGACGAAAGAGATGATCGGACAGAATTGTCTCGCCTTAGTTTACCCGGCCGGATTATTTTTAACCTGGCCACCGCTAACACCCCAGTAATTCTTTTAGGCAGTAATAAAACCTCGGCAGCTAACTTTATTAATCGCTTTCAAATTGGTGTGGTTTGTGATTATACACATGAAAGTTTGGCAGCAGCCGTGGACTACGTTCTTAAACCAGAAAATCAGCAAAGAATGCGAGAAAATGCCGTTAAAGTAGCGGACAAATTCTCCGATCAAGGTATTGATCAATGGGTGTGGCAGTCCCTAGAAAAAGAACAAGCAGCCGATGACAGATTTGACGCGATTTTACCTCGATCGCCGATCGATTTAGTTCACTTTATTGAACCCCCCGTTCCCTCAATTATTTATAAAGATTATGCTCAAGTCTATCAAGTCATGCGACGTTTACGAGGGCAAAAATATCAGCCCGATTTTGTGGTTGATGTGGGAGCTTCCCACGGTATTTGGTCTCATACCGCTAGTCAATTATTCCCTGAAGCTCGCTTTATCCTCATCGATCCGCTAATCTCAAAATACGAGCAATCAGCCAGAAATTACTATATCTTTAATATTCCTAAAGCCGAATTACTAGAAATTGCCATTTCTAATCAAGCTGGTCAGTTAAGTTTTCAAGTTTCCCCCGATTTGTACGGTAGTTCCTTGCTCACTCCCGCCGATTTTAGAAACTATGAAACGATTACAGTGGCGGTAAAAACCCTCGATCAGGTGGCGACAGATCAGCAAATTTCCGGCAGAGGAATATTAAAATTAGACGTGCAATGTGCCGAGCATATCGTCTTAGAAGGAGCCAAAGAATTTATCGCTCAGGTGGATTTAGTCGTTGCTGAACTCTCCTTTATTCGCTATGATCGGGACGCTCTCGTTTTCAATGAAATGCTTAATCTTTTGGATAAGCTTGGTTTCCGTTATTATGACGAAACTGGCGAATGGAGATCCCCCATTGATGGCACACTCCTCCAAAAAGAAGTGGTCTTTATTCGTCAAGATTTGTTAGTTCCTGAAACTAGCCGCAAAATTGAAAATTCTCCCAGTCAAGCTTAATACAATTCACCTAATTACTAGCCAAAATGATCAAGCAATTATTAGCCAAAAATAAAATAGTTCAGCGATTTAAAGCAGTCAAAGATTTATTTCTAGAAAAACTTGATTCCCTCAGTCATGTCCAATTTGACCAACTCCAAAAACTGGAAAAACTGGAGAAACTTAATCAGCTTGATCCCTTAGATTTTAAAGTTGACCAACTTAATAACTCCACGGAGCAAATCCGACAAGAAAATGCAGAAGCCAAGCGAAAGGCTGATTTATCACTGCAAAATCAAGCTTTTCTGCTCAAGTTTTCCGTAGATATAGTTAAAAATATTCAATTATTAACGGGAGACTGGAAACAAAAAGGGGACTTGATTCTGAATACCCTGCTAAAAATTCAAGAAGTTAACCAGAAAATATTGGAAGATATCCACGATCAAAAATACAAAGTCATTATCGATCAAAAATATTTCCAGGATTTAGACATCGAATTAATGACTTATTTATATTCCTATCTTCCCCATCGTCTTGCAGTAGATATTGGTGCTAATCGGGGCGATGTTTCTAGTCGTCTCCTACAAGCTGGTTATCAAGTTTATGCCTTTGAGCCTTTTCCTCCCGTTATCGATAAGCTCAAAAATCGCCTCGGTGATCATCCTAACTTTCGGCTTTTTCCCTTTGCTCTCGGTTCCGAAAATCAAACCCAAGAACTCCATATAGCCACCGATGAGACCCCAGACAACACCTATCAAGATGCCAGCTTTTATAGCAGCTTAACCAAGCATTCTCTTTCGGAAGGTTTAGTATTTACCGATACTATTCCCGTCACCGTTAAAACCCTAGCCAGTCTCCACGATACCGAGGAATTACCTAAAGATATTGGTTTAGTTAAAATTGACACAGAAGGCTTTGATTTAGAAGTGATTAAAGGTATGGGTAACTATCGTTATCCCGTGGTAGTTGCGGAATTTTGGGATCAAAATTTCCCCTTTGGTGGTTCGGGAGCGATGAATCAATTACCAGATTTAGTCAATGCTATGAAGGAAAGAGATTATCATTGGCATCTAGTTATCTATCGTATTTGGGGCAGTTCCGACGTTAGTTATTACTGTAATTCTGCCTATTCCCTCGATAATTCCTGGGGCAATGTTTTCTTTTTTCAAGATTATCATGTCTTCCATCAAGCCTTACTTTGGTGTGCTTCCGTTATGCCAGCCACTTATTTTTCTGCTTAGAAACTTAGGAGTCAATTATATTTTTCATAGACTAACTGGTAGGTGAGTGATGATTATAAAAAAAAATATATCCTTAACCAGTGAAATTTTAATTCTCATCGGTTTAGGAATTGCTTTTTTGCTAGTAAGCATATTCTTGGGACCTAGATTACAACCCGTGTGGATAGATGAAGTAGTATTAGCAGAACCAGCAGCTAATCTAGCTTTATACGACAGTTTTACCTCGGCTGCTGGGTATCATCAAAATGATCAAGAGTTCCATGTTAGCACTTCTTTTCTTTATACTGTTTTGCTGGCTTTATGGATAAAAGTTTTGGGATTTAGTATTGAAAAAGTTAGGCTTTTTAATTATGTGTTAATGCTTCTTAGCATCACTGTAATCTGGTTATTCATCAAGAAATTGCCTTTAATTAGGTTTTCTTGGCTAAGAATCATCTTAGTGGTTAGTTGTCTTTTGCCAACAGGAATTACCTTTATTTATATATCGGGAAGGTACGACACTTCCTGCATTTTCTTATCAGCACTGGTTTTGGTGGCTTTTTTAATAAAAGATGCTAAAATCCGATGGCTTACTATGACAATTATTGGATTTTTCTTTCCCCTTTCTGGATTGTCAGCAGTGGTCTTTGCGACAATTTTTGGCGGTATCCTACTCCTTTTCAACTTTCAGCGATTTTGGCGGGAATTTGTCGCCCTAGGTGGGGGATTTATTTTAGGAATGTTATTTCTTTATGCACTTTACTCAACTAATGGTGTTTGGGATGATTTTGTTAGTATGACTTTGGGTCATAGTGTTGCCAATGCCAACCTTAACAGAACTGTCATTGATATAATATTTTCCAGAGTGAGCAAACTTTTTGATCAGAAAGATTATCTGTGTGGTGGCTGCTTGCATCCGTCTTTTCCCCCACTGTCACTACTGCTGATCATCTTGATATTTTATGAACTATTGACCAAATCTTTCCGGTGGCGTTCTCCTTCCTTTTTTGCTTTGATCACCGTTATTACCATACCAACTACTATGTGTTTTCTGGGGAAATATCCACTTTATTATAGTTGGATGTCGATGTTTCCCTTGATCATTTGTATTTGCTGGAGTTTTAATAATATTTTAGAAAAAAATACTGGCAAAATTCAGACGACAATTATTAGTATAGCTTTTTTGGTTTTATTGTTTTATGCCAACTTACTAGGACTACCTTCCCTAGCGCAAATTACCTTACAACAATGGGAAAAGAATGACTATACTAAAGTACAAAACTTTCTCGACAACAAAATTAATCCTCAGGATAACATTTATGCTGATTTTCAAACATTCTACGCCCTCAAGTCTCGGGGTAAACGAGTTTATTTCCCCACTTATCATGTACGGATGACACCAGAGGATAGGGATAATCTTTCATTAATTGTCATTGATCCTAGGGACAGTGTTAGAGTGCCCTGGAATCCCGGATTAGCAGAAATTGTTGGCGACTCACTCCCCCAGTGGTACGATACAGGAGAACAGTTAGATACAGGCACTTATGGGATGAAATTGTACCGAAAAAGATAAACCCGAAGTAATTCAAAGGATATGAACTCTGAAAAACTGCAATTAAGGTCTGATTATCAAAAAATGCTTGATGACTTAGATCCTCAAGTCCTCCAGTTGGATCGACAGGTATTTAAACGACTACAAAACCTAGGTTACACACCAGGGGTGATCTTTGATGTGGGTGCTTCTAATAGTGGCTGGTCTTATTATATCAAACAAGTGCTGCAGGAAGCTGAATTTTATCTCTTTGAACCCCTCATCGACTACAGCAGCGACTATCGGGAATTAATCTCAGAAATTCTGCGAGTCTATCCCTCCTTTCATCTACACAAATACGCCCTAGGTGAAACCTCCGGCGAGGTGACGATGAATGTTTCCACGGACGTGGTGAGCAGTAGCCTCTTGCAGACTGGTGATGATAGTCAGCCCACCACTCCCATCTCGGTGCAAATGTTAACAATTGATGACGCAATTGCCCGACTTGGTTTACCCCATCCCCAAGTGATCAAAATTGATACCCAAGGCTCGGAGTTGTCTATACTTAAAGGGGCCGTTAAAACCCTAGCTAAAGTCGATGTTCTCTTTCTCGAGTGCTGGCTCTATCGGGGCTATGGCCAAAAAACTCCCCTCTTAACCGAAATCGCCGATTGGTTATTATCTTTTAACTTTCGGCTTTGGGATGTGGCCGATGCCTATCGCAATCAAGCGGGAGTGCTAACCACATTAGATTGTATTTTTGTAAATACTCAGTCCGGTATTTCCCCAATTTGGTACTATGAGAACTAGAGTGGCTTGACTTTCCTAACCCGTCTAGTCTTTGCCGTGCGAGGAAAAGAAGAACAGTCTATTTTCTTCCCGGATATCCGATAGGCCAAGTACCAAGTTGGAGAGCAAGAGACAGGATTTAACAGTCTTTAATGACCATTTCGGGAAGGGAAAATTGAGCCATAGTTAAGAGGGTTTTTCCTGCCCCCGATTTTTCCTCCTGGAAAAATTTACAGTCAAGCCTCCATGCCTCATGTGGATATTTTAGTTCTAGAATGTTGGCTCTATCGAGGCTACGGACTAAACACTCCCCTGTTAACTGAAATTGTTGACTGGTTGTTGTCCTATAACTTTCGACTTTGGGATGTGGGAGACCCCTATCGCAATGAAGAGGGACTTTTAGCCACATTGGACTGCTTTTTTATCAACCCTAAATCTGGCCTAATGCCCGATTGGTACTACGCCTAAGTCACTTATTAATTGTCAGGATATTTATGGGATATTTAGACTATTATGTCGGAGATTGTCTCAAGTATGTGCCGAGTCATAAACTGCACACAAAAAAAGTCCTAATTGTTGGCTGTAATGATGGTAGGGACTGTCAACTTTTTCTTCAGTCAGCCGCAGTACATGGACTTGATATCTGTGCAGAAATTGGGACGGGATTTGTTAACGAGAAGGTCACCTATTTTAAGGAGTCAGCCGAAGCAACGTCTCGACCTGATAACTATTATGATCTAGTCTTTTCGGCTGCAACAATGGAGCATATTCTTAACATTGAAGCCGCCTTTGCTGAAATGTTTCGTGTGACTAAACCGGGAGGATTAATTTACTGTGTTGGTTCGCCCCTGTGGAATTCTTACTATGGTCATCATCAGTATGGCTTGTTTTCAGATTATCCCTGGATTCACTTAAGATTAGCAAAAAATCAAATATTAGAGTACCTTAACCAACATAAAACTCTTCAGGATATAGTCCCCTTTGTTGAGCTGCTGGAAAAACTTAATTTGCTTTCTGTACCTTTAGTTAAGGACGACCAAAATAGCTACGCAGAAAATTTAGTAAATTTTATGTTTTCTGATTATTTTAATTTCCGACCATCAACTCAATACCTAAAAGCTGTTGAACCTTTGGATGTTTCCTACATCATCAGAAATGAAATTTGGCAGGACGGCGAGAACTTATTAACCGATGAAATTCTGGAGGAACTAAATGCAAAAGGTTATACAAAAGATGAGCTTTTAGCAGCTGCCCATACCTACATTGCCATTAAGTAACCTAGCCAAGGAAAGAACAATGGTTGAAAATCCCGATTATAAATCCGTGGGGGAAACCTATAAAACCAAAGCTAGATTTGCCCAATTGGATATGGAAGTATTTCAAAGACTGAAAAACTTGGGCTATCAACCGCAAGTTATCTTTGATGTTGGTGCTTCTGATGGTTCTTGGTCAAAAGACATCCATGAAGTGCTTCCCACGGCGGAATTTCATCTATTTGAGCCTCTAATCAACTATGCTCCCGCCTATCAAGCGATTATCCAAGAAAATCTCCGTTCATACCCGAATTTTCAGCTTCATACCCTAGCTTTAGGCGAAAAAAGTGGCGAAGTCACCATGAATATCTTCCCCAATCTGGTGGCCAGTAGTGCTTTAGATTTAAGTAACACAGGACTAGATGTAACCACTGCAATCGTGGCCATGGC
Encoded here:
- a CDS encoding PhzF family phenazine biosynthesis protein, which encodes MPTYSYYTADVFSDRIFGGNPLAVFPEASGLTRTQMQKIAAEFNFSETVFVFPPETPQGTKKVRIFTPSTELPFAGHPSVGTAYILALIAAIPPHQETTIYLEEGVGLVPVKISREGEKPVYSELKVAQLPELVTDTYALDDLAAILSLSVADFLPGYPPRAFSCGLPFLFIPVKNRDILGKIKLNLTLWSSLLGQSPANSLFVCCFDQESPLSRLYGRMFAPGLGVMEDPATGSAVAALAGYLGALESSREGMNQWTIIQGVEMGRPSSLQLKFQKNNREITEVCVGGASVLVCQGQMIIPDGETKSATQGSF
- a CDS encoding FkbM family methyltransferase codes for the protein MLTSYQELQKELSLSLHDLNSFADKFQESYDIIVSSNEINENHGVGVLLKRIFPDTSGIVSLRTTNLYDGQQEFGVQNFCLDVRGCSYGEILVKIQNLFIYLKPKRVLVIPYFIEDFFVATAIKSLFQVPVCTYLMDDQNVYVDGVDDEAVQKLLDSSDLILGISLPLCQAYEKKYGQKIWFIPPVVESYLFPPEIVMPDLMGRGILIGNIWSQNWLEKLRQLCRESQIKIDWYGNPNRQWLQFQEEELAQDGIFFQGYCPQADLINHLRQAPFALVPTGSSPEEQDRPEFSYLSLPSRIPFIVAAANTPILVVGQKDSAAAKFVQEYNLGSVCDYAAVSFLTEIAKLSTYNYQLKLRQASHQLAKSLKADHFDDWLWRSLEQGKPIDDRFAIFQNHYICGNAVITPCEVNQQHGTGALVKRIFPDNRQIISIRSADHYGGEQNFGAFSLLLDHRELSRAQVFQSVLQTLGHNQIESVFCVPYYASDILTAIAIKELFNVPLATYIMDDQNICVQEIPDALMKEFLSKCSVRFATHPELRDAYENKYGYKFWLLPAIVPHRLINSEVAEVSPQRCQEKWGALLGSIWSPQWFQSLLESIQGAGIKLDWYGNSNYYWLKESAAELEKWGLYSQGLYPEEQLGQQLQAYPFVIVPTGTMDERDDRTELSRLSLPGRIIFNLATANTPVILLGSNKTSAANFINRFQIGVVCDYTHESLAAAVDYVLKPENQQRMRENAVKVADKFSDQGIDQWVWQSLEKEQAADDRFDAILPRSPIDLVHFIEPPVPSIIYKDYAQVYQVMRRLRGQKYQPDFVVDVGASHGIWSHTASQLFPEARFILIDPLISKYEQSARNYYIFNIPKAELLEIAISNQAGQLSFQVSPDLYGSSLLTPADFRNYETITVAVKTLDQVATDQQISGRGILKLDVQCAEHIVLEGAKEFIAQVDLVVAELSFIRYDRDALVFNEMLNLLDKLGFRYYDETGEWRSPIDGTLLQKEVVFIRQDLLVPETSRKIENSPSQA
- a CDS encoding FkbM family methyltransferase; its protein translation is MIKQLLAKNKIVQRFKAVKDLFLEKLDSLSHVQFDQLQKLEKLEKLNQLDPLDFKVDQLNNSTEQIRQENAEAKRKADLSLQNQAFLLKFSVDIVKNIQLLTGDWKQKGDLILNTLLKIQEVNQKILEDIHDQKYKVIIDQKYFQDLDIELMTYLYSYLPHRLAVDIGANRGDVSSRLLQAGYQVYAFEPFPPVIDKLKNRLGDHPNFRLFPFALGSENQTQELHIATDETPDNTYQDASFYSSLTKHSLSEGLVFTDTIPVTVKTLASLHDTEELPKDIGLVKIDTEGFDLEVIKGMGNYRYPVVVAEFWDQNFPFGGSGAMNQLPDLVNAMKERDYHWHLVIYRIWGSSDVSYYCNSAYSLDNSWGNVFFFQDYHVFHQALLWCASVMPATYFSA
- a CDS encoding FkbM family methyltransferase encodes the protein MNSEKLQLRSDYQKMLDDLDPQVLQLDRQVFKRLQNLGYTPGVIFDVGASNSGWSYYIKQVLQEAEFYLFEPLIDYSSDYRELISEILRVYPSFHLHKYALGETSGEVTMNVSTDVVSSSLLQTGDDSQPTTPISVQMLTIDDAIARLGLPHPQVIKIDTQGSELSILKGAVKTLAKVDVLFLECWLYRGYGQKTPLLTEIADWLLSFNFRLWDVADAYRNQAGVLTTLDCIFVNTQSGISPIWYYEN
- a CDS encoding class I SAM-dependent methyltransferase — encoded protein: MGYLDYYVGDCLKYVPSHKLHTKKVLIVGCNDGRDCQLFLQSAAVHGLDICAEIGTGFVNEKVTYFKESAEATSRPDNYYDLVFSAATMEHILNIEAAFAEMFRVTKPGGLIYCVGSPLWNSYYGHHQYGLFSDYPWIHLRLAKNQILEYLNQHKTLQDIVPFVELLEKLNLLSVPLVKDDQNSYAENLVNFMFSDYFNFRPSTQYLKAVEPLDVSYIIRNEIWQDGENLLTDEILEELNAKGYTKDELLAAAHTYIAIK
- a CDS encoding FkbM family methyltransferase, with the translated sequence MVENPDYKSVGETYKTKARFAQLDMEVFQRLKNLGYQPQVIFDVGASDGSWSKDIHEVLPTAEFHLFEPLINYAPAYQAIIQENLRSYPNFQLHTLALGEKSGEVTMNIFPNLVASSALDLSNTGLDVTTAIVAMATVDEMIASLSLPHPQVIKIDTQGYELSILKGAINTLPRVDILLLECWLYRGYGKNTPLLTEIICWLQPLGFRLWDIGDTYRGEDGVLATLDCVFINTRLGLTPNWYY